A genomic region of Arachis stenosperma cultivar V10309 chromosome 9, arast.V10309.gnm1.PFL2, whole genome shotgun sequence contains the following coding sequences:
- the LOC130950803 gene encoding caffeoylshikimate esterase-like gives MVHPVAEANERSPFGDLTADEFYARHSVSHGSEFITNPRGLKLFTQWWLPLPPATVTGTIALVHGYTGESSWFLQLTAIYFAKAGFATCAIDHQGHGFSDGLIAHIPDINPVVDDCIAFFDEFRSRFDPSLPSFLYSESLGGAIALLITLRRRDSPENISSGKPWNGLILNGAMCGISEKFKPPWPLEHFLSIAAAIIPTWRVVPTRGSIPDVSFKVEWKRKLALASPRRKVARPRASTAQELLRICRELQGRFEEVEVPFLVVHGGDDVVCDPACVEELYARAASKDKTLKVYPGMWHQLVGEPEESVELVFGDMLEWLRARSAVDGGAVSIGPEAQ, from the exons ATGGTGCACCCAGTAGCGGAAGCTAACGAGCGCAGCCCCTTCGGTGACTTAACAGCGGACGAGTTCTACGCACGCCACTCAGTGAGTCACGGCTCCGAGTTCATCACAAACCCTAGGGGCCTCAAGCTCTTCACTCAGTGGTGGCTCCCGCTACCCCCCGCAACCGTCACCGGAACCATCGCCCTCGTTCACGGATATACCGGCGAATCCAGCTGGTTCCTCCAGCTTACCGCCATCTACTTCGCCAAGGCCGGATTCGCCACCTGCGCCATTGACCATCAGGGCCACGGCTTCTCCGACGGCCTCATCGCCCACATCCCCGACATCAACCCCGTCGTCGACGACTGCATCGCCTTCTTCGACGAATTCCGCTCTCGCTTCGATCCTTCTCTTCCTTCCTTCCTCTACTCCGAATCACTCGGCGGCGCAATCGCGCTATTAATCACTCTCCGCCGCCGCGACTCGCCGGAAAATATCTCATCCGGAAAGCCGTGGAACGGTCTGATTCTTAACGGCGCCATGTGCGGAATCAGCGAGAAGTTCAAGCCACCGTGGCCATTGGAACATTTCCTTTCTATAGCTGCGGCGATAATCCCTACGTGGCGCGTGGTTCCAACGCGCGGATCGATCCCGGACGTTTCCTTCAAAGTGGAGTGGAAGCGGAAGCTGGCGCTGGCGAGCCCGCGGAGGAAGGTGGCCCGTCCCCGAGCTTCGACGGCGCAGGAGCTGCTGCGGATATGCAGGGAGCTTCAGGGAAGGTTCGAAGAGGTTGAGGTGCCGTTTCTGGTGGTTCACGGCGGGGACGACGTTGTTTGCGACCCGGCTTGCGTGGAGGAGCTTTACGCGCGTGCCGCGAGTAAGGATAAGACGCTGAAGGTGTATCCTGGAATGTGGCACCAGCTGGTTGGGGAGCCAGAGGAGAGCGTGGAGCTTGTGTTTGGCGATATGCTTGAGTGGCTTCGTGCACGCTCGGCCGTTGACGGTGGCGC GGTATCCATCGGGCCGGAAGCCCAATGA